In one window of Gossypium arboreum isolate Shixiya-1 chromosome 4, ASM2569848v2, whole genome shotgun sequence DNA:
- the LOC108457728 gene encoding uncharacterized protein LOC108457728 isoform X1 codes for MTQRFLLRYLQACKQGKNGERTSKTGSADELNRGYFDDMSELKQHGGKIARENKILILGIAARKFPAMDVIYSDGRKSKLPIVFDASGIDTSKLAVPEASLVCLFQVPFIDS; via the exons ATGACCCAAAGATTTCTTCTTCGATATTTACAAG CTTGCAAGCAAGGAAAAAATGGAGAAAGAACGAGCAAGACT ggCAGTGCTGATGAATTGAATAGAGGATATTTTGATGATATGTCTGAGCTAAAACAACACGGTGGTAAG ATTGCACGGGAAAATAAGATTCTAATTCTTGGAATTGCAGCAAGGAAGTTTCCTGCCATGGATGTTATATATTCTGATGGTAGAAAATCAAAGCTGCCGATTGTTTTTGATGCAAGTGGCATTGATACTAGCAAGTTGGCTGTCCCTGAAGCATCTTTAGTCTGTCTATTTCAG GTACCTTTTATAGACTCTTAG
- the LOC108457728 gene encoding uncharacterized protein LOC108457728 isoform X2 encodes MTQRFLLRYLQACKQGKNGERTSKTGSADELNRGYFDDMSELKQHGGKIARENKILILGIAARKFPAMDVIYSDGRKSKLPIVFDASGIDTSKLAVPEASLVCLFQAMVDS; translated from the exons ATGACCCAAAGATTTCTTCTTCGATATTTACAAG CTTGCAAGCAAGGAAAAAATGGAGAAAGAACGAGCAAGACT ggCAGTGCTGATGAATTGAATAGAGGATATTTTGATGATATGTCTGAGCTAAAACAACACGGTGGTAAG ATTGCACGGGAAAATAAGATTCTAATTCTTGGAATTGCAGCAAGGAAGTTTCCTGCCATGGATGTTATATATTCTGATGGTAGAAAATCAAAGCTGCCGATTGTTTTTGATGCAAGTGGCATTGATACTAGCAAGTTGGCTGTCCCTGAAGCATCTTTAGTCTGTCTATTTCAG GCTATGGTCGATTCTTGA